One Virgibacillus proomii DNA window includes the following coding sequences:
- a CDS encoding DNA alkylation repair protein, with protein MTSPYRCPNCKTNKTRFNKIEQIAHPIKLDASTGEIIKTYQDGNVEPYHHIYQGPKFKIQCAACGVIEDEKTFIHFAQYQ; from the coding sequence ATGACTAGTCCTTATCGCTGTCCCAACTGTAAGACAAATAAAACTCGTTTTAATAAAATTGAACAGATAGCCCATCCCATAAAACTTGATGCTTCAACTGGAGAAATTATAAAAACGTATCAAGATGGTAATGTTGAACCGTACCATCATATATATCAGGGTCCTAAATTTAAAATTCAATGTGCGGCCTGTGGAGTAATTGAAGATGAAAAGACGTTCATTCATTTTGCCCAATATCAGTAA